The nucleotide window TAAACTTATTTACTCATGGCAAAAGAGACATTTCAGCGAGATAAGCCACATGTAAACATAGGAACGATAGGTCACGTAGACCACGGGAAGACGACCACGACGGCGGCGATTACGACCGTAATGGCCAAGCACCACGGCGGGG belongs to Fodinibius sp. Rm-B-1B1-1 and includes:
- a CDS encoding GTP-binding protein yields the protein MAKETFQRDKPHVNIGTIGHVDHGKTTTTAAITTVMAKHHGG